The following proteins come from a genomic window of Candidatus Bathyarchaeia archaeon:
- a CDS encoding zinc ribbon domain-containing protein: MTIKRAKIPSLILIIIIAFGTVGAILPAAQAWDLLVSPASRSTVPGGTVTFSIQVTGPATPFTIQLLVSPPTLGITVTFSHNNLHAPYSSVMYVHVSPTQSPGTYPVYLWGHPSGIPFPGPGNIARTVYVVVGAPMPTTDWELFNPYITPASPKEGDKVYFGVWMRALTSTAPFPQTVRLHLYFAGTTVSMSLPYPGPAGMSYRIQYPTPWTAKEGSYVVSWMIDPPPYQYNDPNRANNVASLPFSVGAAPPPFNFAIKATPESRSVKAGKSATFTVSVILASGTAQPISLSLEGLPEDTSHSFSPASGTPTFTSTLTVSTEASAPPGTYQLTIRGEGGGVAQYATISLTIEKAKAASSLSLSVSPTSLKLGESVSVVGTLSPAIAATVELVYRRPDGFELLKQVATSASGAFSDSLRPDMVGAWSVRARWAGDADREGCESAPASFSVEAPPPKPWWEAIPGGLTGLMALILIALAIVIAALAMRGRGPRGGAQPAPAPAPPATPTAVANRCPNCGAEYPEGSAFCPKCGEKIQ, translated from the coding sequence TTGACGATAAAGCGAGCAAAAATCCCCAGCCTAATTCTCATAATCATAATAGCCTTTGGGACTGTCGGAGCGATCTTACCAGCGGCTCAAGCTTGGGATCTTCTCGTCTCCCCGGCATCTAGATCGACCGTCCCCGGGGGGACTGTGACCTTTTCAATCCAAGTCACCGGCCCCGCGACCCCTTTCACCATACAGCTTCTGGTATCCCCCCCGACCCTCGGGATCACCGTCACCTTTTCCCATAACAATTTGCATGCGCCCTATTCGTCCGTTATGTATGTGCACGTATCCCCCACCCAATCGCCCGGCACCTACCCGGTATATCTGTGGGGCCATCCCTCGGGAATCCCATTCCCCGGCCCGGGCAACATAGCTAGGACCGTCTACGTGGTCGTCGGGGCCCCGATGCCCACGACCGATTGGGAGTTATTCAATCCCTATATAACGCCGGCTTCGCCGAAGGAGGGGGACAAGGTCTACTTCGGGGTTTGGATGCGGGCTTTGACATCAACCGCGCCGTTCCCTCAGACGGTCCGCCTCCACCTCTACTTCGCCGGGACCACCGTGAGCATGTCTCTGCCTTACCCAGGCCCGGCCGGCATGTCCTATAGGATCCAATACCCGACGCCTTGGACGGCAAAGGAGGGCTCCTATGTAGTCAGCTGGATGATCGACCCACCGCCCTATCAGTACAATGATCCTAACAGGGCCAACAACGTGGCCTCGTTGCCCTTCTCGGTTGGGGCCGCCCCTCCGCCATTCAACTTCGCCATCAAAGCGACCCCGGAATCGCGGTCGGTGAAGGCGGGCAAGTCGGCGACGTTCACCGTTAGCGTAATTCTAGCCTCCGGGACGGCCCAGCCGATATCGCTGAGCTTGGAGGGATTGCCCGAAGATACTTCCCATTCCTTCAGCCCGGCATCGGGCACGCCAACCTTCACATCAACCCTGACCGTTTCGACGGAGGCATCCGCCCCGCCCGGGACTTATCAGCTCACGATAAGGGGGGAGGGAGGAGGGGTGGCGCAATACGCAACGATCAGCCTCACCATCGAGAAGGCCAAGGCGGCGAGCTCCCTATCGCTCTCGGTGAGCCCCACATCGCTCAAGCTCGGGGAATCGGTTTCGGTCGTTGGAACGCTTTCGCCCGCGATAGCGGCCACCGTGGAGCTCGTCTACCGCAGGCCCGATGGCTTCGAGCTCTTGAAACAGGTCGCCACGTCCGCATCCGGGGCCTTCTCCGACTCCCTCAGGCCCGATATGGTCGGCGCATGGTCCGTGAGGGCCCGGTGGGCCGGCGATGCGGATCGGGAAGGTTGCGAGAGCGCTCCGGCATCGTTCTCGGTGGAGGCCCCGCCCCCTAAGCCTTGGTGGGAGGCGATCCCGGGCGGTCTGACGGGCCTGATGGCGTTGATCCTAATCGCGTTGGCGATCGTTATCGCGGCCCTAGCCATGAGGGGGCGAGGACCAAGGGGCGGGGCTCAGCCCGCGCCAGCGCCGGCCCCTCCCGCTACCCCAACCGCCGTTGCGAATCGATGCCCGAACTGCGGCGCCGAATACCCGGAGGGCTCGGCCTTCTGCCCAAAATGCGGGGAGAAGATCCAATAG
- a CDS encoding HD domain-containing protein yields MPRGPPGRADMGRVYWSFIKDPIYGYIRITDVERDVIDSLPVQRLRRIRQLSGAEYVYPAANHTRFEHSLGTMFLAGALAESLPVGLSDFEIQRMRLAALLHDVGHAPFSHLLEPVLMKYFNVNHETMTERIIAESDLADILGKCGFDAKELSKLAVGRLEEPNRRFLDQVIRSSIDVDKMDFLVRDSYHTGAGYGHFDVFRLIYTMDVLDDNLAVDLTALPTLEAFILARLESFRAIYFHKTSRAAQLMLLKALEAAKDEIGLMELRDLDYYLAADDASIWSALCKCRASAPVMEDLRRRRLLKCAYERTFFVEEELISSLLTNEGVREKVREEISEEAGLSPDEVYIDVPTLPSVPYNRAMELAPMEIPIFMRGRGGRKVSKSLLEVSKVISVLRSFMNIIRIYSHEKHRDSVGRAAERVLGSPPLSSVVSY; encoded by the coding sequence ATGCCTAGGGGACCCCCGGGACGGGCGGATATGGGCAGGGTTTATTGGAGTTTCATAAAGGACCCCATTTATGGGTACATTAGGATCACGGATGTGGAAAGGGACGTGATCGACAGCCTGCCGGTGCAAAGGCTCAGGAGGATTAGGCAATTATCCGGCGCCGAATACGTTTACCCGGCCGCGAACCACACCAGGTTCGAGCACTCCCTCGGGACGATGTTCCTCGCTGGGGCTTTGGCCGAATCCCTGCCTGTGGGCCTCAGCGATTTCGAGATCCAAAGGATGAGGCTCGCGGCCCTCCTCCACGACGTCGGGCACGCGCCATTCTCCCACCTTTTGGAGCCCGTCCTGATGAAATATTTCAATGTCAATCACGAAACCATGACCGAGCGCATAATAGCCGAATCCGATCTGGCCGATATATTGGGGAAATGCGGCTTCGATGCGAAGGAGCTATCCAAGCTCGCCGTGGGGAGGCTCGAGGAGCCGAATAGGCGATTCCTTGACCAGGTGATAAGGAGCTCTATAGACGTGGATAAGATGGATTTCTTGGTCAGGGATTCGTATCACACGGGAGCGGGATATGGCCATTTCGATGTCTTCCGCCTAATATATACGATGGATGTCCTCGACGACAACCTAGCCGTCGACTTAACGGCCCTCCCGACCCTCGAGGCCTTCATATTGGCGAGGCTTGAGTCTTTCAGGGCAATATATTTCCATAAGACCTCCAGGGCCGCCCAGCTGATGCTCCTAAAGGCCCTCGAGGCGGCGAAGGATGAGATCGGATTGATGGAACTAAGGGATCTGGATTATTATCTAGCCGCGGACGATGCCTCCATATGGTCGGCCCTTTGCAAATGCAGGGCCTCGGCACCGGTTATGGAGGACCTTAGGCGCCGGAGGCTTCTCAAATGCGCTTATGAAAGGACCTTCTTCGTCGAGGAGGAGCTCATATCAAGCCTCCTGACGAACGAGGGCGTTAGGGAGAAGGTCAGGGAAGAGATATCGGAGGAGGCGGGCCTATCGCCGGACGAAGTCTACATAGACGTCCCGACCCTGCCATCGGTGCCCTATAATCGGGCCATGGAGCTGGCCCCCATGGAGATACCCATATTCATGAGGGGAAGGGGGGGAAGGAAGGTTTCCAAAAGCCTATTGGAGGTATCCAAGGTCATAAGCGTTTTAAGATCCTTCATGAATATAATCAGGATTTATTCCCATGAGAAGCATAGGGATTCTGTGGGGAGAGCGGCCGAAAGGGTCCTCGGAAGCCCCCCTCTCTCCAGCGTCGTTTCTTATTAA
- a CDS encoding cation:proton antiporter codes for MDSTIVSLGAVLIAILVAPLISEKLKIPTIVVEVLAGVILGKSLLGIVSGTPVEFVSYFGLTYLLFLSGLEANIYDIKGNYARAIGIALPSILVPFAAGFYLSGLFEADPVFLGAILSVTSLGEVNICARAVRCDIGFRNALVGSAVMVEVASLMLLSAGLEMATGARREAIATMALFALLFALPILVRRLRPALPLVEWARDRSHLQLEVRICFALVAFMAILSESMRVHFTLGAYMAGLLISEFTESGGELERKLMGFGYGFFIPFFFVSMGSSMELSRLYGAPWGIEALLLVAAIGILSKVAGVGIASKLLGLRPKEGLAMGFLHSSRMSLALAGTELGRAMGIISDPLYSALVIFSLASVIIGPSVGSALLRSASGPALGRGP; via the coding sequence TTGGACTCCACGATCGTATCCTTGGGCGCCGTGCTCATAGCCATATTGGTAGCGCCTCTTATCTCCGAGAAGCTCAAGATCCCGACGATCGTGGTGGAGGTGCTAGCCGGGGTGATTTTGGGGAAATCGCTTTTGGGGATCGTGAGCGGAACCCCCGTGGAGTTCGTTTCGTACTTTGGGCTGACGTATCTGCTCTTCCTGAGCGGATTGGAGGCTAACATTTACGATATAAAGGGCAACTACGCGAGGGCCATTGGGATAGCCTTGCCCTCGATATTGGTGCCCTTCGCGGCCGGATTCTATTTATCGGGCCTCTTCGAAGCCGATCCGGTTTTCTTGGGCGCAATCCTCTCCGTGACCTCCTTGGGCGAGGTCAACATTTGCGCTAGGGCCGTTCGATGCGATATCGGGTTCCGGAACGCGCTCGTCGGATCCGCCGTCATGGTCGAAGTGGCCAGCCTAATGCTATTGTCCGCCGGCCTCGAGATGGCCACGGGCGCTAGGAGGGAAGCGATCGCGACCATGGCCCTATTCGCGCTATTGTTCGCATTGCCGATCTTGGTTAGGCGGTTGAGGCCCGCGCTTCCTTTGGTGGAATGGGCGAGGGATAGGTCCCATTTGCAATTGGAGGTCAGGATCTGCTTCGCCCTAGTGGCCTTCATGGCGATTCTCTCCGAATCCATGAGGGTCCATTTCACGCTCGGCGCCTATATGGCCGGCCTATTGATATCGGAGTTCACGGAGAGCGGCGGGGAGCTCGAGAGGAAGTTGATGGGGTTCGGCTACGGCTTCTTCATCCCCTTCTTCTTCGTTTCGATGGGGAGCTCGATGGAGCTCTCGCGCCTATACGGGGCTCCTTGGGGAATCGAGGCCCTGCTCCTAGTGGCCGCAATAGGGATCCTCAGCAAGGTCGCGGGCGTTGGGATCGCATCCAAGCTCTTGGGCCTCCGCCCCAAGGAGGGCTTGGCTATGGGCTTCCTCCATAGCAGCAGGATGAGCTTGGCCTTGGCGGGCACTGAGCTGGGGAGGGCCATGGGCATAATAAGCGATCCTCTCTACTCGGCCCTCGTCATCTTCTCCTTAGCATCCGTAATAATCGGCCCGAGCGTCGGATCCGCCCTACTGCGGAGCGCATCCGGGCCCGCCCTCGGGCGCGGCCCTTAA
- a CDS encoding OsmC family protein, with product MSRKAVSVQWIRDLKFLATNEGGQSIVIDATERDGRMLGVSPMELILMGLGACTGIDVVSILRKQRQELTGLEVNVSGERREEHPRYYERIHVEYVVKGRGLDEEKVAKAIELSERKYCSVRAMLAEKAEITSSYRIESA from the coding sequence TTGAGCCGAAAGGCCGTGAGCGTTCAATGGATAAGGGACCTCAAATTCTTGGCCACGAACGAGGGGGGCCAATCGATAGTGATCGATGCTACCGAAAGGGATGGCAGGATGCTCGGGGTCAGCCCCATGGAGCTGATACTAATGGGCCTCGGGGCATGCACTGGCATAGACGTCGTCTCCATACTCAGGAAGCAGAGGCAGGAGCTGACGGGCTTGGAGGTGAACGTTTCCGGGGAGCGGAGGGAGGAGCATCCCCGCTATTACGAGCGGATCCATGTGGAATACGTAGTCAAGGGCAGGGGCTTGGATGAGGAGAAGGTCGCCAAGGCGATAGAGCTATCGGAGCGGAAGTATTGCTCCGTCAGGGCCATGCTGGCCGAGAAGGCCGAGATAACCAGCAGCTATAGGATCGAGTCGGCATAG
- a CDS encoding MFS transporter yields MGGTGEPDGPRSLAAISASHGLNHFYFLVPPMALPFIMSELGLSHYAAGLVVGAFGLTYALLQIPFGHIAEGLGRKRVIVAGLLACSAGMALAGLSEGFWQLLMAHLLAGAGGATYHPAGISLVSDLFEKKRGEAMGYHQTGGAIGAFASPLLTGALMASHGWRFAFLAQSAYGVLMALILQLALEEPAGKGHNGSPRGCGGFRGFGPALAFVAAATIYLLGYRGLTAFAPAFFVEKRGLDIAGSAMMFSALQVAGIFGGPICGRLSDAIGRRALLAALIAAQAAILCAITASWGWPLLFALILYGFAIFGILAIQDAFITELVPTAMRGALLGLYVASNFLTSAIVPPLAGRMIDVWGYEVAFPALSLLTLAGVPILILGTRGKGPKGPNALARSLAPEPA; encoded by the coding sequence ATGGGGGGAACGGGCGAACCCGATGGCCCCCGATCCCTGGCGGCGATCTCGGCATCCCATGGCCTGAACCATTTCTACTTCCTCGTTCCGCCAATGGCCCTACCGTTCATCATGTCCGAGCTCGGCCTATCCCATTACGCCGCGGGCTTGGTGGTCGGCGCCTTCGGCCTTACCTACGCGTTGCTCCAAATACCCTTCGGCCATATCGCCGAGGGATTGGGGAGGAAGCGCGTCATCGTAGCCGGCCTTCTCGCCTGCTCGGCTGGCATGGCCTTGGCCGGGCTCTCCGAGGGCTTCTGGCAACTCCTAATGGCGCATCTGCTGGCCGGGGCGGGAGGGGCGACTTATCACCCGGCGGGCATATCGCTCGTCTCGGATCTTTTCGAAAAGAAGAGGGGGGAGGCCATGGGATATCATCAAACCGGCGGGGCCATAGGGGCGTTCGCCTCACCGCTCTTGACCGGCGCCTTGATGGCATCCCATGGATGGAGGTTCGCCTTCCTTGCCCAATCGGCCTACGGAGTCCTAATGGCGCTGATCCTACAGCTGGCCCTCGAGGAGCCAGCGGGGAAAGGCCATAATGGTAGCCCTCGGGGCTGTGGGGGGTTCCGGGGGTTTGGCCCGGCCCTAGCCTTCGTGGCGGCCGCCACAATATATCTTTTGGGCTATAGGGGACTCACGGCCTTCGCCCCAGCGTTCTTCGTTGAAAAGCGCGGGCTCGATATCGCGGGCTCGGCCATGATGTTCTCGGCCCTGCAGGTGGCCGGGATATTCGGAGGCCCGATCTGCGGCAGGCTATCCGACGCCATCGGGAGGAGGGCGCTCCTCGCGGCCTTAATCGCGGCCCAAGCCGCGATCCTATGCGCCATAACGGCGTCTTGGGGATGGCCCCTCCTTTTCGCGTTGATCCTCTATGGATTCGCGATATTCGGGATCCTAGCCATACAGGACGCGTTCATAACGGAGCTCGTTCCCACGGCCATGAGGGGGGCCCTACTGGGACTTTATGTCGCATCGAATTTCCTTACGTCGGCGATTGTCCCGCCCTTGGCCGGCAGGATGATAGATGTATGGGGATATGAGGTGGCCTTCCCTGCGCTATCCCTCCTGACCCTCGCCGGGGTACCGATCTTAATCTTGGGGACGCGGGGAAAGGGGCCCAAAGGCCCTAATGCTCTAGCGCGATCCTTAGCCCCCGAACCCGCTTAG
- a CDS encoding carbon-nitrogen hydrolase family protein — translation MSRIVRVASVQFCSAASKAENLDKAKRFLRKGAELGAELVCLPEWLPQIADPANFPRIAEPLDGPFVRGLREAARENGIYAIAGVFESSGGDRAYNTAILIGPDGSILEEYRKAHLADIFGYRESDGIMPGEKPGMIHEADFGTLGAIICYDLRFPELPRALALRGAEILFVPAAWFGGPGKEAQWEVLLRARAIENGMFAVGSCQAGEGFVGGTMIVDPQGVVISRAPIGEGIICADLDLEKVEAIRGSIPWRSHRRPELYSALLER, via the coding sequence ATGAGCAGGATCGTGAGGGTGGCATCCGTTCAATTTTGCTCGGCGGCCAGCAAGGCGGAGAACTTGGATAAGGCGAAGCGGTTCCTGAGAAAGGGCGCCGAATTGGGGGCCGAGTTGGTCTGCCTGCCCGAGTGGTTGCCCCAAATAGCGGATCCGGCGAACTTCCCGAGGATCGCGGAGCCCCTCGATGGGCCCTTCGTGAGGGGCCTTAGGGAGGCCGCGAGGGAGAACGGCATCTACGCGATCGCCGGCGTATTCGAATCATCGGGGGGCGATAGAGCCTATAACACAGCGATCCTAATAGGGCCCGATGGCTCCATATTGGAGGAGTACAGGAAGGCCCATCTGGCCGATATTTTTGGCTATAGGGAATCGGATGGCATCATGCCGGGCGAGAAGCCGGGCATGATCCACGAGGCCGATTTCGGGACATTGGGAGCGATCATATGCTATGACCTCAGGTTCCCCGAGCTCCCCAGGGCCTTGGCGCTGAGGGGAGCCGAGATCCTCTTCGTCCCGGCCGCTTGGTTCGGCGGCCCGGGCAAGGAGGCGCAATGGGAGGTCCTGCTCAGGGCCAGGGCGATTGAGAACGGGATGTTCGCGGTGGGCTCCTGCCAAGCCGGGGAGGGTTTCGTTGGCGGGACGATGATCGTCGACCCGCAGGGAGTGGTCATCAGCAGGGCCCCCATCGGCGAGGGAATCATATGCGCCGATCTGGATTTGGAAAAGGTTGAGGCCATTAGGGGATCGATCCCTTGGCGATCCCATAGGCGACCTGAGCTTTACTCGGCGCTCCTCGAGCGTTGA
- a CDS encoding ATPase domain-containing protein, whose protein sequence is MSESTPTGVDALDRAIGGGFPKGSLVIVAGNPGTGKTTFGAEFLREGWSRWGERGLHVSFSESAASLTATFGPGFGKCCDEGGVRILDFIPLRDEGASAITEAIIREAISHGAKRLVVDSLSALTQSMDPKEARTFLQAIFGRVVRQMGCTTIMTLEVPLGSEGVGLGIEEFVADGLILLRRGDIEGRIFRELEIIKLRGRKIERPKMAFTLEGGFRAIPPFAEDWIGERGKFEPMPDPKGGFSTGNEGLDALLGGGFRAGSFALLELAMDLPRGAYNLIRIPIWLNFIANGNRLLAIPNTSASARAYRSLLTEFMDEGKFDGSAKIAELAREGPLEPYAFRLEGRDPSADFRTILRILRRLRERGGGKCIVYVGWDAIDRFYGSEGRKLLALLFPEVKYNGDLLLGVVKPGTSFIDDLRRSADYHLKLVLMNGAPFLYGVKPRTAIYHFERDPSKNYPKCLFTEIV, encoded by the coding sequence TTGAGCGAATCCACCCCCACGGGAGTCGATGCCCTCGATCGGGCCATCGGCGGGGGTTTTCCCAAGGGCTCCTTGGTAATCGTGGCCGGCAACCCCGGGACCGGGAAGACCACCTTCGGCGCCGAGTTCCTCCGCGAGGGTTGGTCGCGATGGGGCGAGAGGGGCCTCCACGTCTCCTTCTCCGAGAGCGCCGCCTCCCTCACCGCGACCTTCGGGCCCGGGTTCGGGAAATGCTGCGATGAGGGCGGGGTGAGGATCCTAGACTTCATACCCCTCAGGGACGAGGGTGCCTCGGCAATAACGGAGGCGATCATAAGGGAGGCGATCTCCCATGGGGCCAAGAGGCTCGTCGTGGATTCCCTGAGCGCCTTAACCCAATCGATGGATCCGAAGGAGGCCAGGACCTTCCTTCAGGCGATCTTCGGGAGGGTTGTTAGGCAGATGGGCTGCACCACTATCATGACCTTGGAGGTGCCCTTGGGCTCCGAGGGGGTGGGCTTAGGAATCGAGGAGTTCGTTGCGGATGGCCTCATATTGCTCAGGCGCGGGGATATCGAGGGCCGCATCTTCAGGGAGCTGGAGATCATAAAGCTCAGGGGCAGGAAGATCGAAAGGCCCAAGATGGCCTTCACCTTGGAGGGGGGATTTAGGGCGATACCCCCATTCGCCGAGGATTGGATAGGGGAGCGCGGAAAGTTCGAGCCCATGCCTGATCCAAAGGGAGGGTTCTCAACGGGGAACGAGGGCCTAGATGCCCTGCTCGGCGGGGGATTTCGGGCGGGATCGTTCGCCCTGCTCGAGTTGGCCATGGATCTGCCGCGCGGGGCCTATAACCTGATCAGGATCCCCATCTGGCTCAACTTCATCGCCAATGGGAACCGCTTGCTGGCTATCCCGAACACCAGCGCGAGCGCTAGGGCGTACAGATCGCTCCTGACGGAGTTCATGGATGAGGGGAAGTTCGATGGGAGCGCCAAGATCGCGGAGCTGGCCCGGGAGGGGCCACTGGAACCCTACGCCTTTAGGCTCGAGGGGAGGGATCCCTCCGCGGATTTTAGGACCATCTTGCGCATCCTTAGGAGACTGAGGGAGAGGGGTGGCGGTAAATGCATCGTCTACGTGGGATGGGATGCCATCGATCGCTTCTACGGCTCGGAGGGCCGCAAGCTCCTCGCGCTCCTGTTTCCGGAGGTCAAATATAACGGAGATCTCTTGCTCGGGGTCGTGAAGCCCGGCACCTCGTTCATCGACGACCTAAGGAGGAGCGCGGACTATCATCTGAAGCTCGTCCTCATGAACGGCGCCCCTTTCCTCTACGGGGTGAAGCCTAGAACGGCCATATATCACTTCGAAAGGGATCCATCGAAGAACTACCCCAAATGCCTGTTCACCGAGATCGTTTGA
- a CDS encoding type II toxin-antitoxin system VapC family toxin, giving the protein MIVIDASALAKFVLKEEGWRDLAEHLKAGTVSADHAIKEVANAVWKRFKRGAISLRESELMLNALERLVGNSVIIEDESAHMGEAIRIAFSRNITIYDAIYIAIAKHKDLALLTADERQAEAAKGEGVMVIRIDQEPSGSGGARGEGPAAP; this is encoded by the coding sequence GTGATAGTAATTGACGCCTCCGCATTGGCCAAGTTCGTATTGAAGGAGGAGGGTTGGAGGGACCTCGCCGAGCATCTCAAGGCCGGGACCGTTTCCGCTGATCACGCCATAAAGGAGGTCGCAAATGCCGTATGGAAGAGGTTCAAGCGAGGGGCGATATCGCTGAGGGAGTCCGAACTCATGCTAAATGCTTTGGAAAGGCTAGTGGGCAATTCCGTTATCATCGAGGACGAATCGGCCCATATGGGGGAGGCCATCAGGATAGCGTTTAGCCGGAATATAACGATATACGACGCCATATACATAGCCATCGCCAAGCATAAGGATCTGGCGCTATTGACCGCCGATGAGCGACAGGCCGAGGCCGCGAAGGGGGAGGGCGTGATGGTCATTCGAATCGATCAGGAGCCCTCGGGATCCGGGGGCGCGCGAGGGGAGGGGCCCGCCGCGCCCTAG
- a CDS encoding amidohydrolase family protein: MSDLVFVLSGATVIDGTGKGPEKDLCVEVRNGRISGIFSSEDCPKGRMEIDLGGAFLLPGLIDAHVHLDWDGGKDPLSTMLREGPMQALLRSYANSMRALKSGITSLRDLGSVEDVVIELSKAIREGKLFGPTVVASGRMLNITGGHVPAISYIADGIDQVIRAVRHMKMVGAQVIKCAATGGAYGPEEIGPPTYTLEELRAIADEAHRLGLPVAAHALSAAGVDNCVKAGIDTIEHGASLSDYAIDGMLKRGIIWVPTLYVYRRLAEGEGEVSDWVVEKSKTVVKWQTESFRKALKAGIKMAAGTDSWSPTVGRNPILVEELIERVRAGISPMQAIMSATKVAAEALRMDGEVGTIEVGKRADLLAVDADPTANVANLSKVRLVVKSGKVLYDSRGIDVISPWIGE, from the coding sequence ATGTCGGATCTTGTATTCGTGCTGTCCGGGGCAACCGTCATAGACGGGACCGGAAAAGGTCCAGAGAAGGACCTCTGCGTTGAGGTTCGCAATGGCAGGATCTCCGGGATCTTCTCATCGGAGGATTGCCCGAAGGGACGAATGGAGATCGACCTTGGGGGAGCCTTCCTCCTCCCGGGCCTAATAGACGCCCATGTCCACTTGGACTGGGATGGGGGGAAGGATCCCTTGAGCACCATGTTGAGGGAGGGCCCCATGCAGGCGCTCCTGAGGAGCTACGCCAATTCCATGAGGGCCCTCAAATCGGGCATAACGTCCCTGAGGGATCTAGGGTCCGTCGAGGATGTGGTCATAGAGCTCAGCAAGGCCATAAGGGAGGGGAAGCTCTTCGGCCCGACGGTCGTGGCGAGCGGGAGGATGCTAAACATAACTGGCGGGCATGTCCCGGCCATCAGTTACATAGCCGATGGCATAGATCAGGTAATCAGGGCCGTCAGGCATATGAAAATGGTCGGCGCCCAAGTCATAAAATGCGCCGCGACCGGGGGGGCATATGGGCCCGAGGAGATCGGGCCACCGACCTATACGTTGGAGGAGTTGAGGGCGATCGCCGATGAGGCCCATAGGCTGGGCCTCCCGGTAGCGGCTCATGCCCTTAGCGCCGCCGGCGTTGATAACTGCGTTAAAGCTGGAATCGATACGATCGAGCATGGCGCCTCCCTCAGCGATTACGCGATTGATGGAATGCTAAAGAGAGGGATCATATGGGTCCCGACCCTTTACGTCTATCGAAGGCTGGCGGAGGGGGAGGGCGAGGTTTCGGATTGGGTCGTTGAGAAATCCAAGACGGTCGTCAAATGGCAGACGGAGAGCTTCAGGAAGGCTTTGAAGGCGGGCATCAAGATGGCCGCTGGGACCGACTCTTGGTCGCCCACCGTCGGCCGAAACCCGATCCTAGTGGAGGAACTTATCGAGAGGGTTAGGGCGGGCATCTCGCCCATGCAGGCCATCATGAGCGCCACCAAGGTAGCCGCGGAGGCCCTGAGAATGGATGGGGAGGTCGGGACGATAGAAGTCGGGAAGAGGGCGGACCTTCTGGCGGTCGATGCCGATCCGACGGCCAACGTGGCGAACCTCTCAAAGGTCAGGTTGGTCGTGAAGAGCGGGAAGGTCCTGTATGACTCGAGGGGGATCGACGTGATCTCACCTTGGATAGGTGAATAA